The following is a genomic window from Acidobacteriota bacterium.
CCCGATCCGCCATTGGGTTACCCAATCCGTAAAACGCTGAATCCACACAGAAAGCCCTCCGAAACCCCGGGGGGAGGGGGTAACCCAATGTCAGCTTCCCGAGCCACCGCCACCCAGAACCTGATCAAGGCCGCCGCCGCGGCGCCGCGCTGCCAGCACGTCCGCATCAACGGACAGCATTGCGCGGCCCCTGCCCGCACCGGCAGCAACTGGTGCATGTTCCACTACGGCGACTACGAAGGCGCTGCTTTCCCCACCACCGGCGTCCCCGAGGACGCGGCCAGCATCCAGCTTGAGGTCGGACGCGTCATCCGCCAGCTCCAGAGCCAGACTATCGAGACCAAGTCCGCCGCGCTCATCCTCTACGGACTCCAGGTCGCGAGCATGAACCTGCGGCGTCTCGGCAACGAGATGCCGATCGCGCCGGAAGTGGAAGAGGAAACGCGTCCTCTCGCCGCCGAAGGCCTGGGATACCGCATCTTCAGCCACCTCAACGCTCCGCCCGAACTCGCCGACGAGACGTTCTCCCGCTGCGTCGACCTCGTCCGCTTCGTTCGCGGCGAGACGCCCGTAACGGAAGCGGCGGACAACAAGTAACGGCGGGTCGTGCTGAGAGACCGAGAGCCCAGATGAATGGTCATGCTGAGAGACCGAGAGCCCAAATGAATGGTCATGCTGAGAGACCGAGAACCCAAATGAATGGTCATGCTGAGAAGCGTCAGCGAGGCCGCGTTCTCTCCAGCGGCCGAGTAGCGACGAAGTATCTCAGGTTCTCTCGGACAGACCTGAGATGCTTCGTCTCCGATACCCCGGCTGGAGAATGCGCGGGCCCCTCGGTTCCTCAGCATTGACACTTCCAAGAAAAGGAGATTGCGGACGGACGATGGTTCTACTCTCGTATTTTCAATGCTTTAGCCCATCATATGGCCTACCATTCACTGCCGATTCCTACCGTTTAATCCCTCATAACCCCCATTCATGCTTTCCGGCTTGGGGGTGGGTAGATGGTGCCTTAGCTTTGTCCATAGCCATACGTGTATTCAACGACTTAGTAAGACTGTTGCATTCGGCGGCATGGCCGCCATCAGGAGAGCACAGAGCGATGCACAAGCCGATCAAGTATGTGGAGAAAGCAATCACGCTCAGCGCGAAGGGCGCTTGGGCGGTGTTCGAGCGGATGAACCGCATTGCGCCGGCGCCGGCGTTCACGCCGAAGTGGTCGGAAAAGCCGCTGCTCAAGTCGTGGCAGAAGACCAAGCCGCCGCTCGGCTGGCCGCGCACGACCGATTCGCTGTGCCCGAAGTGCGTCCCTGAGATCCGCAACCAGATCCTCGATGGCAAGCTGCCGCACGAGATCCTGCTCAACGAAAAAGTGGGCGAGATCAAGGCGCAGATCATCGAGCGCAACGGCGAGATCCTGATGGTGAAGGACTGCCCCAAGCACGGTCACTTCGAAGACGTGATGGCGGTGGACACCGACTTCTTCCGCCATCTCGAGGAAGTCTTCCCCGGACGCGACATCGCGGCGCACGCCGATGAGAAGCTGCACAACCACGGGACCTCGACCGTAAAGCATGGACGCGGCTCGGTCTTGACCATCGACCTCACCAACCGCTGCAACATGATGTGCGACCCGTGCTTCATGGACGCGAACCAGGTTGGGTTCGTCCACGAGTTGAGCTGGGAAGAGATCAAGACCATGCTCGACAACGCCATCACCATCAAGCCGAAGCGGCAGATGAGCGTCCAGTTCTCCGGCGGTGAGCCCACGCTCTCGCCTTACTTCCTGGACGCGGTGCGCTACGCGCGCAAGGTGGGCTTCAACTCGGTGCAGGCGGCGACTAACGGCATCGAGTTCGCGAAGTCGAAAGAATTCTGCGAGCAGGCGGCTGAGGCCGGCTTGCGCTACGTCTATCTGCAGTTCGACGGCATCGGCAACGCGGCGAATTCGCATCGCGCCGTCGGCAACCTGTTCGACGTGAAGCTGCGCGCCATCGAGAACCTGCACTCCTCGGGCGTGGACATCGTTCCGGTCACGACCATCGTGAACGGCATCAACAACGAGCAGGTGGGACGCATCATCCAGTTCGCCCTCGATAATCCGCGCAAGATCAGCTTCCTCTCGTTCCAGCCGGTGTCGTTCACCGGACGCGATGAGGAGATCACCGACGAGCGTCGCCAGGCGCAGCGCTACACGCTGAGCCACCTGGCGCACGACGTGAAGACGCAGACTGGCCTGGGCGAGCCCGCGCGCGATTGGTTCCCCATCTCGTTCATGTCCACCTTCAGCGATTGGGCCGACCTGATCCATGGCCCGTCCGCCGACTGGGGACAGCTCTCCTGCGGCTGCCATCCCAACTGCGGTGTGGGCATGGCGGTGATGATCGACAAGGAAACGAAAGAAGCCAAGGCGGTGACCGAGTTCCTCTACGGCGACCAGCTGGCAAAAGATATTGCCAAGGTCAACGACGCCGGCCGCGGCCGGTTCTTGAGTGTGGTTGGGATGGCGCTGGCGCTGATGCGGAACTACGATCCCTACAAGTCGCCG
Proteins encoded in this region:
- a CDS encoding radical SAM protein, which produces MHKPIKYVEKAITLSAKGAWAVFERMNRIAPAPAFTPKWSEKPLLKSWQKTKPPLGWPRTTDSLCPKCVPEIRNQILDGKLPHEILLNEKVGEIKAQIIERNGEILMVKDCPKHGHFEDVMAVDTDFFRHLEEVFPGRDIAAHADEKLHNHGTSTVKHGRGSVLTIDLTNRCNMMCDPCFMDANQVGFVHELSWEEIKTMLDNAITIKPKRQMSVQFSGGEPTLSPYFLDAVRYARKVGFNSVQAATNGIEFAKSKEFCEQAAEAGLRYVYLQFDGIGNAANSHRAVGNLFDVKLRAIENLHSSGVDIVPVTTIVNGINNEQVGRIIQFALDNPRKISFLSFQPVSFTGRDEEITDERRQAQRYTLSHLAHDVKTQTGLGEPARDWFPISFMSTFSDWADLIHGPSADWGQLSCGCHPNCGVGMAVMIDKETKEAKAVTEFLYGDQLAKDIAKVNDAGRGRFLSVVGMALALMRNYDPYKSPRHFRLIDLMRKFDKTFGASKKAEVKYGSVKGERTIEDITKRRQDRWNFLFIAGMWFQDLWNYDFRRTEQCIIPYATQEGEISFCAYNTGVGWRNIIEKMHMTATLTKWYEENGRHEIFAGGKKVGMDSAAHSLNLNEAHVHAERNHTLDDLGIAKTAREEKTRARDAKLAGTAPDAKAVDPKNQDPKNQEMMKLYRKHVLGEKDAEAFVPLLGIAPAPKKVEEKVSEAVAGD